The Tenebrio molitor chromosome 5, icTenMoli1.1, whole genome shotgun sequence genome segment aatttgcaaaggGATGGAAAtatatctaataataatctaatCGATCAAGTGACTAATTGGATGATAAACGGATACCTTTAAAATAAAGGTAAATAGAGgtttttatcttacaggtggagtttttgagctgccttagaccattgttttcggcgacagaagtcaaattttaatcacaagtgagataaagtactcactagtgagtaaatttgacagctgtcattttacttgaatgaaacttcgtttcttggattttttgcaatagttgTACCTGTAAGACAAAACGTCGTGTATCACACGTGATCGAAATgccattatgaaactcgtAAGAAATGTTCCACTCGTGCGCAAGCGCACTCGTCggtcaaaattctcactcttgtataatgatgcatttctatcacttataatataatatactattcttaaaaaagtaaacgttatatgtatttatttttcgaatttgcgtctctaatatGGGCCGGCTCCGGGTCGGATCCAGGTGGGTTCCGGGGcgtctttttatttaaacacaaatacaAATAGATGTCGCGTAATGACAACTGaaaattgtcttaataaaaGCAGTCttggattcattaaaaaataaattctgttGAAAATGAGAAGAGACCAGGAAGACCAATCTCGATGTCTAGCTCCGAAAATATTAATGCAGTTTATGACATGATATTGGCAGACCGACGAATTGGATTGAAACACAAAGCTGAGACACTAGAAATTTCGTATGAACGTGTCCATCACATAATTTACGTCGATTTAgatatgaaatttttttttggcaaaatGGATTCCCAAATGCTTGAATGCAGATCAAAAGTGAGCACGGGTGGAAGCATCGCGCTCAATCTGTACCCGTTTTGAAGAAGATGTAGACTTTTTGAGCCGTGTTGTGACCATGATTGAAACTTGGGTTTATTTTTTCGACCCAGAAACAAAACAGCAGTCGATGGAATGGAAGCATCGTGGTTCTACAAGACCAAAGAAACTGCGAGCACAAAAATTATCTGGAAAAGTTCTTGCTTCAGTTTTTTGGGATATTCGTGGAGTAATTATGctagattattaaaaaaagggCCAGACAATAACTGAAGCATTACTAACCAGCTTACAAGAGAAAATCAAGGAAAAGAGACGAGCCATGTTACCGATAGGTGTGTTGTTTTTGCAGGTTAATGCATCTGCACAAAAATCACACATTGGCATGAAAATAATTCGGGATTTAGGGTTCGAATTACTCGAAAACCGGCCCTAGTCTCCATATCTAGCTCCCTTGGACTACCATCTGTACgctcaattgaaaaaaagtcTAAAAggacatatatttttttgcaaggaAGACGTAATAGAAGCTGTGGAGGTATAGTTTGCAGAgcaagaaaaaacatttttttaaagggTTACGGGCATTAAAGGCCGCTGTACTAAGTGTATTAATTTAAGAGGAGACAacgttgaataataaaatattttgagtttcAAATTTTAGTTGCTTCTATAGTAGGCTAAGAACATATCAATACGCCCTCGTAATATCCATTTTTAGAATCtacgtctctaataggtctattgttgtattcaatttggagtcgtttatggctatctcttaaagcacttgtagtttaatagatctctaagaaaatttttatcaatatttcagtgtattattgtcatttacaccaaaaaatttccaatattaATCTACAaattctactttttaacatatgttgcagatgtagttgcatccgttaccttgaattaccaattaatacaaaattccctagaattgagattttaatttttttatttaaaaattaaaacaagagtgcaaattctaaaaaataacataaaaaactcgttttataagggcattggcgcactcctCCCATACAAAACTTCCcttacgggtcgttttctacactgggactcgtgcgccaaatcaacccttataaaactcgttctttaattaATACTATTTGCGCACTTAGCTCAATTGCGCCGGGACTTTATAGCGTTGTACCGTTGAGAATTTcctcaataaaatttccgTACAACCAACAGTTTCTAAGATATGGCCGTTAATATACTTGTCTGTTTACGAACCAATTCAACTTTGGTCAGGGTGACTTAATTTTGCTCTACTACTATTACatttatttcacaatttttacattaaacttTCCTTATCTAAACTGAATGTTTTTTacgataaaattaattttcatatttcgAGTTACAACTAATCAGAGATAAATCTGTGAGAGCAAATAATCAACATGTTATGTTTGGATATttcgtcataactcgaaaaataaattgattaaaaacattttccaaaGAAGACTCATTTAGTAAAAccagttcaatacaaaattataTATTCCTGGAtcgataattttataaaaatgaggATGATACTCGTAGTTTCTTAAATATGCATTTTCGTATTCGGAGATGTATTTTTCTGTGAggtgtaaatattttcaggAAATACAGGTATGTGGTTTGATAAAATATCCCCCATGCATGAcaaattgtcgataatttCTTCCCGTGAGCATTACCAACCTCAAGAAAATTAACGACAACTTGGCATGTACCCGAGATAGTAGGTACTACAGAAAATTTCAAAGATTATGTAGTCTGCGGAATGACACTTGATTATTgcttttagaaattataaaaaagaaatgttaAGAACAAATCAGCTACAGGAGTATCTCTCTTATAATTTTATATCCCCAGTTAGATTaacgaataaaatatttatcattttatagtctgaattaaaattaatgggaAACTGCTTCTGCAATATCActtcaaatgtattttttaaaaggtaATTTTGTCATGTGAGGAGGCtaaagaatttttgtaaaacgttTACGGCAATTCTTTTTCCTTAATCCTCGAAAGGTGTGCAAACTGTCCGCAATAAACAGAATTTGAagatattttagcatccattTTAGACAGTTTTTATACagcgtgtaacagaaataagtacattaattttaactggtaataaaactcatcaagagtaacaacttttcaaaaaaaaaaaatttttcgtaaaCGTTCTCGTTAatgagttaaaattgtttaaaattttccaaaaatttcgcTACCCGCCACTGGAGACCAGAAGTGACTATAAATGTGACGACCGTTTCTAAGCATTTTTACGAAATCAAAATACTGCCCATTATTAGAACCTGTGCTTAGAAAGTTTACACAAACgcctcgttaatttatgggaGGAGAATGCTAAACAAAATTGccgatttggaaaaaatggtacatagaaaaattgttcatcaTGACGAGTTCTGctactggttaaaattaatgtatgtacttatttctgttacaccctgtatatgtacagAGTATTTGTTATGTAGCCAACAAAGATAGGGATCGTAAGGAAAATAGTCTGCACAAGACAGATGTTTATTTAGCGCGCTCGCGTGGGTAAATTCTCCACTTGTAAATAGCAGTATTTATGCACATGttgcgtaaataactatttcgatTTCAGTTGCCTAATCTGTTGTAGTTTATCGCAATAACTTACAGAGTAATTCGGAAAAAACGAAGCGTCATTTTAATCTGTTTTATTGCATTCTTTCCAAAATAATACTTTTATCTGGCGAGTAATACTTCACATTTTacttataatttaataacaatatttttgcgAATCAGATAATATAATAAGTATATGTTGCatgagtaataaattaaataaattatttaattatggaAATATCGTCCATCAAGTGCAACTCCTTGATAAAAAGAAAGTATTCATTGCGCTGCACTACTAATATCACTTTTTAGTACTTTTTACAAGTCCGTCGAATTCTCTTCCTCGTTCTCCATCGATTCGTACTCAATTTCTTCCGGATCGTCGTCCGGCATTTCGCTCTCAATTTCCAACTCATCTATGTTGACCACATCGAACTGAACAGATTTTCTCCTTTCGAGAGGATCGTCGTCAGTGGTGGTCTCACCGACGACCTCGTCGTTCAAAGGATACTTTATAACCCCGGTCGGTCTCCTCGTAGGGTggtcaatttttttgctaaaaaatattgtctgCAGTGTTTGATGGTTCAGTCAGGCGGACGACGAAGAAAACAGCGGTAAGTACatcataatttattaaaattctgatcacaaaaaataattttaacttaGATTTAATGCTTATtcaactaattaaaattaatatttagtaTGCATATGCTGCTCtcctgaaaatttaaatttcgaatTAGTCAACATATCACCATTATTGTTTGTGTTCAGAAAAGTAATGTCGTGTTCTGTGGAGTGATTAGTCGTAGTCTGTTGTGTGTGTTTGTGTGAAAGCGGTATCTGTCTACTCACGTGTCGGTGCTGTTGCTGTTTTTCCTGAACCGTTCCGACAGGCGAGGACCCTCGTCCATGTTACTGTAGTTGTTACCTCTCCTACGAGAAAAATGTAGTTCAAAGTTTCAATCCTTTCATGTCACTCACTTGAACTTTAGATAGTAGAACACTGCACTTCCTACCAACGAGGCCACCAACAGGACCGCCAACACTGCAACTGCTGCGATCAGTCCGGTCTTGTCGTCGCTGGAGTCGTCGCTATCGCCACCTAAAATCGCACACTTGCACTTGCACCGTCACTAATCCACGAGATACCAACCATTACGTTGACTCTTCGGGAGTTTTACTATTAAAGTCGCTTTGACCGTCTCTGTAACGTTTGTCTCTTTGGTCGCTACTATGTCCACGGATATTGCCGATTCGGTGTTGACAATATTGTCCGGGAGAGTGTCCGCCTTGGTGATCGTCACTGTAGAATCTTGCCGAGTCGCCTTAAAATATTTACTAAAATCTGTAAAGAGATAGGTCAGGAAGAACGTCGCTATTCAATCATTTGTCACAAACCTCCCTCCAGAGCAACATCGACCTCTGAATCTCCCTCAATAGTGATAGTCGTTGCAACTGTAAGTATGTAGTTGCCGTCTTCATCAAGCGAGTAACTTGCTAGGTAAGAGTTGCTATCGAAGTTGAAGCTTGCGGGTGCGACCTTCTTCGGAAGGTGGATCACCAATGCGGCTTCGCCTGGACTAGCAACACCTTCCAGTTTAGCTGTCAGAGTTACAACAAGTGAGGCTTGATCGTCTGTTATTTCTAAAGGCAGGTTCTTCAAGACTGTTATCTTCCAATGATCTTCTTCAGCTTCGATTTGCAGATATTCTTTGTTATTATCATCTGAAAGCTTCACCTGTAGagatttttaattgtaaacacGTGGCCTACCTATTGTCAAAGTGAGTTTGCTGGGATCGTCGACATTTTGAATCTGGATCGGTCCATCATCGATTGTTATTTCATCTGCATCATCTTTATGTATAGTGTAGGTAGCAGTGTAAGTTAATTTAGTGAATTCAGGACCTTCCGAATCGTctaaaatcgaaaaaatatgtagttccTTTTGTTTGGGAAAATGACCAGAAACTACCTTGTTGTTTCGGGAGTTTGACGACCAGTGTCGCTGTTGCTTCGTCTGTATCTTGAGTGGCTTTGATACCAACAGAGATGACAGCATTGTTTTCGAGAACATCGGAGGAAAGTGGACTCTTCAAGGTAATCGTCACTTTCTGATCGGCGTACGCAGCACTGAATGAATCTTTATAATCTGCAAGTTGAACAAGAAGATAAGTTTCTGCTCAGGTCGAAGTGAAAGTACTGACCTCCTGTCAAATCGATTTTGGGATCATCTCTTTTAACACCATCAATTACTATATCGGATTCAATGGACAACTCGTTCTCGGTGGAGTAGTCACCCATGTAAACGTTGGTTTCAAAGTGGAATTCACTTGCCGCAACTTTCTGCGGCATGTTAACAACCAGTCCTGCTTCACCGCTGACTGTGACTCCGGACTTGGTCGCTGTGAGCGTCAAAAGGATCGAAATGTTGTCGTCGACCACAGTTTGTGGCAAATTATTTGCAACCGTTAGTTCCCAGTGATCAGTCTTAGGAGCGACAGTGAAGCAATCCTCGTTATCTAAAACCATAGAAATATGCATTTGCCCGAATAGAAACTGGGGCAAACACTAACCTCCACTTAGCTTGACTTCAATGTCTTTGACATCATCAActcctttaatttttatttggaccGATGTCACTGTGCCTTTGTCGTTCTGGTCGAGCGAGTACGTGGTCGCGTATACAACCTCTTCGAACTCCGGAGCATTGATCACGTCTTGCAGTGGCAAGCTGACGATGACCGTGGCTTTGCCCTTATCGGTGACATCAGTCTTTGAAGCTTCGAGAACCAGAACAATCTCGCTTTTGGTTGTCAAGATGTCGTCAGAAAGGTCCTGGGCCACTGACAATGTGCACTTGGTGTCTTGACAATCGACCGCAAAGTTGTCTTTGTAATCTGAAAATGTTGCAAAATAAACATAGCCGAGTTATTTGGACAGGAACTAGCATGACGAAAACACGTGCGCAATAGCGACCTACATACCCTCCGTCTGTATGGCAACTGTGGCGCCGCTGGTGACGACGATTTCTGAAAGAAGTTCGACAGTGTCGTCATTGTCGCCGTCGGATTTCGTGTAAGCACCCTCGTAGATGTCTTGACCAAATGCGATCGCTTCCTCGGCTATTTTTGGAAGTTTGACGACAAGCGTAGCGGTACCGTCCCCTTTTGAGTTGTCCAAATGTGCCGATAACACTATATTAAGTTCCGTGTTAGCTTTCAAAACAGTATCGTCCAAATTTTTGTCCAATGTGATGGTCCACTCAGCTTTGTCTGTGTCATGTGTGAGCTTGAAATTGTCAGCATAATCTTGTAGTGTCACTTTTGTTAGTGCGTCGTCAGCTGGGACCGTAATAGAGATTGGATCGCAAGTCACTTGATGAGTACCTTCGCTGTCGATGGTATACTCTGCCGTGTAGTATGTCTCCGTGAATCTCGGTGCTTCTTTCAGGTCTTGAGTCGGCAAAGACATAATGATTGTAGTCCTTCCCACTTCTGCACTTCCTGTCAACGACGCTTCCAAAGTCACGTAAATTTCTTTCTGGTTGTTCAAAATATCGTCGTCTAGTTTCTGCTGCACGACCAGTTGCCAAGCATCTCCATCAAGTGTCGGTTCAAAGTTAGCGACGTAATCTAGAAAACCACGATGGAGCTTTCCCACAGACACACTCTCTTAGTACTCACAGTCCACCACTGCAACCGTAGTGTCAGATGCGTGGTCGCTGACGATGGCGACAGAAGTTGCATCGGGGATTTCAACGGTGTCGTCAGCGTCTGCTTCGTGTTTGTAAGTTGCGGTGTAATAAGCTTCACTGAATTTTGGTACCACATCTGAGGTTTTCGCTGGCATTTTCACCACCAAACTGGCCGAACTGTGATCGAGGGCGCGGTCAACAGTTGCGTCCAAGACAACGTATATCTCGCTTTGCTTATCGACAACGTCCGTATCAAGAAGAGTATTTACTTTGACGGAATAAGTTTTTGTGGCATCATCGTATGTTAAGTCGAAGTTGGCATCGTAGGCTACAAGATAGAAAAATCATTGTCGTGTGGTGTGTCTGGCGTGGAGTGTCAGTGTATCGCTCGGTACTTACGGGATTCTACCGAAACTGTAACTGAGCTTGGATCTTCGGCGTCTGTGGCGATTGTACCATCTTCAAGTGTGACCGTCGCGGCGTCATCCGTCACCTCGTATTTAGCCGTGTACATTACTTGAGTGAATTTAGGAGGTGACGGTGCGTCCGGTATGGTAATTATCACGGGAGCGCTGCTGGTGAGACTGCTTCCCTCCAAAGAGGCGACAAGAGTGATGACAACATCGTGCTGACTGTTCAGAACGTCTTCGTCCAAATTAGCTGTCAATGTGATCTCGTAAGGAGCGGTCGCAGAAATTGCGAAATTGTCTTTCAGATCTGGAAATTCGATTGTCAGTTTTAGACGTTGCTCCTCGTCTTCTCTTCTTACCCCCTGTCAAAGCGACGGTCGTTTCGGCAATATTGTCACCGTCTAAATCGATCGGACCGTTCTTCAACTCGATCGAGTGTGTTTTTTCTTCCAACTTGTAGTCTGCCTCGTAATAAGGTTGTGTGAACGCAGCTGGTGCAACTTTCTTCGGTAGTTTTATGACAAGAGTGGCGCTTCCGAAAGTGGTCGCACCCTCCGTGGACGCCTTCAAAGACAAAACAATATCGACTTCTTTGATCAGAGTTGCGTCGTCCAAATTCGACACGACCTCCAAGGTGTAAGTGTTGTCGTCAGCGTTGGGAACGATGTTAAAATTGTCAGAATATGCTGGAAAAGTTTAGATTAGTCCCTCGACGTGACCAGAGGATCGAGTGTGTCTCTGTGTGACAGATGCAGTGTAGCTACATGACATGAGAATGACTTTTATTGACATGAGAATGACTTTTATTTACTTCCTTCGACGGTCACAGTTGCTGCGACAGTCGCGTCTTCGAGGGTGATCACGTCGTCAAGAGTGACGATGTCGTTATCGTCTTCAATCGAATAAGTGGCCGTGTAGGAAGATTTCGCGAATTGCGGAGATGTTCCTGCTTCCTTCTTCGGCAGATCGAGCAAAATTGTGGCGAAGCCGTCGTCAGCACCGGCCAACGCGGCGTCCAAAATCAAAAGAATGTCAAGCTGGCCGTCGAGAACCGATTGGTCGAGCGGCGTTTCGACGCTGATGCTGTACGTGTCGTCTCCGTTTGGTTGCACTTTGAAGTTGTCTTTGTATGCTATAAATATCGCGTTTGGGGTTTTTGTCCGCAACTACCGGTCCAACTTACTTCCAGACACTGTGATCTCCACGCTGGAGTCGCCGTTCGCGAGACTTATGCTTTCGCCGTGAGTATCTATGGAGGCGGCGTCGTCGTCGAGTACGTAAGAGAACTCGTAAGCTGGTTGTGTGAATTTTAGCGTTTTGGAAGTCTCGACGTACGGCAGTTTCAGCGCGACCACTGCGGTCTCTACGTCTGTTGACTCCTTGAGGGAGACTTGCAATGTCAAAAGTATCTCTTGGTTTTCGTTTATTACGTCGTCCTCCACTGGCTTAATTACCGTTATTTGGGGATCAGCTGACAGATCAATCGCGAAATACTCAGCGTAGGCTACAACGACATAAATTATTGCTTGTGCTGTTGTGTTCAGATGTGTTTACTGCTCGATCGTTTACTCACAATCTGCAAAAGTGACGTCGACGACAGCGTCTGACGAACTCAGTGTGATGGGGCCGTCAGTTACTGACACACTGGGGTCTCCGTTCTCATCGACATTGTAGGTCGCACTGTAATagggtttcaaaaatttgggAGTGTTTACAGGATCAGTTTTCTCGATCTGTATGACCAAAGCGCTTGTTCCTGTGTCATCGGCGGCCCCGCCTGCGATAATTGCTTGCAGAGAAAAGATCTGATCCTCACCACTTTGTAGCACCGCGTCGGGCAAATTCTTTGTAACAGACACTTCCCACACGTTCGTGGTTGGATTTTCTTGTATGTCAAAGTACTCCGTTACTGCAAATtcaaatgtaatattttttcagtaTGTATCAGAGTGgaactgtatttttttaacaagagTGTCGTAATTCATGTGGAACTATTTGGTTTCTGTATTGTATTTTCAGTTCTCTTTTcattaacaataaattgtaatttgcctGGAGTAGGTATGTCTTTGTCTGTTCAGTTTCTGTGTTATGTTTTCAGTTCTTCTTGTGcatgttgttttatttggtGTTCTGCTGTGGCTGTATCTACTCACCTTCAGCAAAATTAACAGTAAACTGTAATTTGCATGGAGTAGGTATGTCTTTGTCTTTGTCTGTTCAGTTTCTGTGTTATGTTTCTAGTTCTCCTTGTGcatgttgttttatttggtGTTTTGCTGTGGCTGTATCTACTCACCTTCAGCAAAGTTAACAGTGACAGTTTGATCTTCAGGAGACGCTATTGTGATTGGTGACTTTAGGGTCACTTTTGCATTTTGATCACTGTCAACTTCATATTTTCCAATGTAATAGGCTTTACTAAATTTCGGAATATCCGATGTTGCCGCTTTAGGCAATGTTATGACCAGCACACTTACACCCGCTTTGCTACCGCTCGTTGTAGCTTCcagatttaaaatgatgtcCTCGGCCTTGTCCAAAACATCTTGTGGTAAGTTTTGTACCACTGCTACTACACAAGTTTTGGTTTCGGGATCAATACTAAGGCTAAAGTAATCCAAATCTGGGGAAATTATCAACATATAAATGACAACACGAGAGTGTCTGTGGTGGATGACGATGTGGTGTGTGCAGTGTTGTGTTTCGGTGTTTACTGTATTTTTTACATAACTCACATTCACTATCTTCCAAGGCAACAGTAACGCTGTCACTTGGAGTTACGGTAATTGGACCGTCGGTGATTGTTATCGTTCCTTTTTCACTGTCCACTGTATACTGGGCAGTATAATGTGGTTGACCAAACACTGGAATCTCCGGAGCTTGTACTGTAATGATCAAAACGCTCTCTCCGGGATCTACTGCTTCCCCCCCTTCGACAGTTGCCTCTAGTGTGAGAACATATTCTGCACCTGATTCCAAAACGTCTTGAGGCAAATCTTTAATAACGTTAACGACCCACGTTCCATCATCGAGCACCAGTTCAAAGTTATCGGAGGCTGTAGaaataatttagaattatTGCCAAGTTTTGATCAGTCTCTTCGCGTGTGTGCTGATTGATTTTCGAAGGAAGTGGTGTTTGTTTTGGTGTTGGTTCAGTACTCACATTCCTTCAGAGTGATGTCAACAGTTGCACCTGCTGATGTCGCTGCAATAGGCCCATTACTTAATTCCACCGTGCCATGGTCTTCTACAACTTTGTAGCTAGCAGTGTAATATGCTTCAGAAAATTTTGGAACTTGAGTTTCTGCTACCGGAGGAAGAGCTATGACCAATGTGGCAAATCCTTGATTATCGTCTTGTCCAGTAACTATTGCTGACAAAGAAAGAAGAATATCTCCGCCTTTAGCTAGATCCTCTTGGGCTAGATTTTTTGTAACTGTGATTATCCAGTGATCTTCTTTTAGAGCAACTCCAAAGTTATCCGAGCCTGTAAGAATTCTCTAGTGTTACAAGATTCTTGTTTACTCGGTGTGTTTTCTTTTAGCATTGTGTATTTATATTCTTGCATTGTTTATTTGAGACGTTGTTATTATGTCAGTTGCGTATTTGTGTGTTTGGTGTTTGTGCTGAAGATACTCACTGTCAACTAGTGCAACTAGTGCATCTGTTGGTTCTGTTGCTATGGGACCGTTTGATATCGTAACTGTATCAAGTTCGCCTTGTGTGTTAACTGCGTAATCTGCAGTGTAGTAAACTTGTGAAAATAAGGGTACCTCCGCTTGTTTAACTGGAGGAAGTGCTATGATCAATGTGGCAAATCCTTGAATATCGTCTTGTCCAGTAACTGTTGCTGACAAAGAAAGAACAATTTCTCCGCCTTTATCTAGATCTTCTTGGGCTAGATTTGTTGTAACTGTGATTATCCAGTGATCGTCTTCTTTAGTAACTTTAAAGTTACCGTTACCTGAGCCTGTAAGAATTCTCTAGTGTTACGAGATTATTCAAAAAGACATTGTTGTCGGATGTGATATGAATCTCTGTACTGTGTGTTAGTTTATGTGTGTTGTGTAGAGTTTGAGTGTGTTAAGATACTCACTCTCATCTAGAGCAACATTTACTACTTCTTCTGTTGGATTTAATGTAATAGGACCGTCTTCTATCGTAACTGTGTCAGCTTGGCCTTCTTCTGTGTTAACTACATAATTTGCAGAGTAGTGAATTTGTGTAAACGATGGTACTTCGATAACTTTCACTTCCGGCAGTTTGACAACCAACGCTGTGTATCCCTTGCCTACACTTACTGAACTA includes the following:
- the LOC138130182 gene encoding protocadherin Fat 3-like isoform X3 yields the protein MKFKLVLFIFTAVIAKCYSADDGGCGLEGPNLDWQSNLCIFDAISDVDTLNEQFTFTDTLEVTTTDNGTASSYLDIEVDQDNKILLVKTNDNFINFDNDTPTSASTEIIISVTATLKCPKGDSKLTFSIPVEDTNNNKPTFLNPTYEYSMPMPLVPKIDLTNFGDLIIAEDLDFSNKKITFTVDPSDVFQVESVATSDTKQFRTSLKVAQYQRFSEDTVVTITATDEGTPTSSSTTTVTIKVDQELSLPDIPTFKNAVYKFEYSESEGVPAVKALGDPITVTTSDATVTDVTIEDNNYVTAVFDQTTSQVSIDTTGTPIGLTTESVMLFELTVTLNKNPTDSSKTIILLEIPNDNVITVPTFSEPFYTAQYLTESDPHTIKLDEGQEISITEKEDVDITLSGDDHFSINYDTDAGKWQLNVVTNLEEDVLKKGQDIILTLEASVKDSSVSVGKGYTALVVKLPEVKVIEVPSFTQIHYSANYVVNTEEGQADTVTIEDGPITLNPTEEVVNVALDESSGNGNFKVTKEDDHWIITVTTNLAQEDLDKGGEIVLSLSATVTGQDDIQGFATLIIALPPVKQAEVPLFSQVYYTADYAVNTQGELDTVTISNGPIATEPTDALVALVDSSDNFGVALKEDHWIITVTKNLAQEDLAKGGDILLSLSAIVTGQDDNQGFATLVIALPPVAETQVPKFSEAYYTASYKVVEDHGTVELSNGPIAATSAGATVDITLKESSDNFELVLDDGTWVVNVIKDLPQDVLESGAEYVLTLEATVEGGEAVDPGESVLIITVQAPEIPVFGQPHYTAQYTVDSEKGTITITDGPITVTPSDSVTVALEDSESYSDNFNIVPNADDNTYTLEVVSNLDDATLIKEVDIVLSLKASTEGATTFGSATLVIKLPKKVAPAAFTQPYYEADYKLEEKTHSIELKNGPIDLDGDNIAETTVALTGDLKDNFAISATAPYEITLTANLDEDVLNSQHDVVITLVASLEGSSLTSSAPVIITIPDAPSPPKFTQVMYTAKYEVTDDAATVTLEDGTIATDAEDPSSVTVSVESPYDANFDLTYDDATKTYSVKVNTLLDTDVVDKQSEIYVVLDATVDRALDHSSASLVVKMPAKTSDVVPKFSEAYYTATYKHEADADDTVEIPDATSVAIVSDHASDTTVAVVDYYVANFEPTLDGDAWQLVVQQKLDDDILNNQKEIYVTLEASLTGSAEVGRTTIIMSLPTQDLKEAPRFTETYYTAEYTIDSEGTHQVTCDPISITVPADDALTKVTLQDYADNFKLTHDTDKAEWTITLDKNLDDTVLKANTELNIVLSAHLDNSKGDGTATLVVKLPKIAEEAIAFGQDIYEGAYTKSDGDNDDTVELLSEIVVTSGATVAIQTEDYKDNFAVDCQDTKCTLSVAQDLSDDILTTKSEIVLVLEASKTDVTDKGKATVIVSLPLQDVINAPEFEEVVYATTYSLDQNDKGTVTSVQIKIKGVDDVKDIEVKLSGDNEDCFTVAPKTDHWELTVANNLPQTVVDDNISILLTLTATKSGVTVSGEAGLVVNMPQKVAASEFHFETNVYMGDYSTENELSIESDIVIDGVKRDDPKIDLTGDYKDSFSAAYADQKVTITLKSPLSSDVLENNAVISVGIKATQDTDEATATLVVKLPKQQDDSEGPEFTKLTYTATYTIHKDDADEITIDDGPIQIQNVDDPSKLTLTIDDNNKEYLQIEAEEDHWKITVLKNLPLEITDDQASLVVTLTAKLEGVASPGEAALVIHLPKKVAPASFNFDSNSYLASYSLDEDGNYILTVATTITIEGDSEVDVALEGDFSKYFKATRQDSTVTITKADTLPDNIVNTESAISVDIVATKETNVTETVKATLIVKLPKSQRNGGDSDDSSDDKTGLIAAVAVLAVLLVASLVGSAVFYYLKFKRGNNYSNMDEGPRLSERFRKNSNSTDTKKIDHPTRRPTGVIKYPLNDEVVGETTTDDDPLERRKSVQFDVVNIDELEIESEMPDDDPEEIEYESMENEEENSTDL